Part of the Pseudomonas chlororaphis genome, AGCAAGCTCCCTCGCCACAATAAGTGTTCATACTCCCGCAGAGTTGGCCTATGCTGCCCAGCATGACGCCGCTTCATACATGAGGGATGCCCGATGTTTTATGTGCAACGCGATGCACAAGGCTTGCTGGTGCGCGTAGAAGCCATCGCCTATGCCGAAGCCACCGAAACCCTGCCGGCCGACAACCACGAGATCCAGGACTGGTTTGCCAACCAGGCGGTGGAAAACAGTCTCAAGCAGCTCAAGCAGAGCGACCTGGAGATGATCCGGGTACTCGACGACTTGATCCAGGTGCTGACCAGCAAAGGCGTCATCCGCGTCACCGACCTGCCACCGGCGGCCCAGGCCAAACTGATGGACCGCAACCAGGCACGGGTCGCATTGGGAGGGTTGAGCCGGTTGATCGATGATGATGAGAAGGGGTTGATCTAGCCCTGACTCTCAGGCTGACGCCATTCCAGGCAATACACAGCCTCTGTGGCGAGGGAGCTTGCTCCCGCTGGCCTGCGAAGCAGGCCCCGGCATTTCTCCAGGCAGACCGCACTGTCCGATCTTGCGACTGCTGCGCAGCCGAGCGGGAGCAAGCTCCCTCGCCACGGTCTTTGGGGTGTGTCTGATCCGACGAAGGCGGTTCTCAATCCACCACAGACCTGTCAGCTCGGCGCTTGCGCTTCCAGCCGATCCATCGCCTAGGACTTGCTGGCTTTATGCATCTTCAAGAGCTGGATTGCCTGGGCCGCCGCCTTCGCGGGCAAGCCCGCTCCCACAATGGATCGGCGTACACCCGAGAGAGACAAGTCGGCCGTAAAACCGCCTCGCTTTGGCTTTGGCTTTGGCTTTGGCTTTGGCTTTTGATCTGGAGCGCCCCGTTAACCACGCTGGCCGAACGCAGGCATTGCGCAGTGGGCACCTCGGCATGGATGCCGAGGTAGCCGCGCTGGGCCATGGATGGCCCTTCGCGGCGGGCCCACGGAGCAATGCCGGAGTGAGGGAACACCTCGCCTAAGCGAGGTGCCGAGTGGTGGGGCAAGCCTTTTTTGCTTACTTTTTTTGGCGCCTGAAAAAAGTGAGCCGCCGTAAGGGCGGAACCATAAGCCGCCGTTACCGCAGCAACGGATATACTCTCAATTCAATTCCCCCAACGCCCAGGCTCCCCAACCAACCGCCCCTGCACCCCAAACAACCCCATCTCCCGAATCACCGCCAACTCCCCCTCGGTCTCCACCCGCTCGGCAATCAACGGCAAGTCGATACTGTGGGCAGCACGCTGGATCGCCTCGATGAACAGGCGCTTGTCACTCTCCTGGTCGATGGCGCGAATGTAGCCGCCATCGATTTTCAGATAAGCCAACCCCAACCGCGACAGGTTACCGATCATGCTGAACCGCCCACCAAAGCGCTGCAGGCTCAACGAGAACCCCAGCTCGCGCAGTTGCCGGGTCAGTTGCTCCAGCACCGCTTGCTCAGGCAACTGTTCCTCGCCGATCTCCAGGGTCAGGCGCGGCCCGAAGTTGGAGTGGGCCCGCAGGATCTCGAAGACCTTGTTCAACGCCTGTGGGTCACCCAGGGTGGCGGAAGAGAGGTTCAGCGCCAGGGATTGATCGTGCCCGGCCATTTGCCTGAGCACCTGTTCGAGCATCAGGCGGTCCAGCCGCGCCGTCCAGCCGAAACGCTCCAGCCAGGGCAGGAAACGCCCGGCGGGAATGGTCTGGCCTTGCTCGTCGAGCAACCGCGACAAGACCTTGTAATGCAGCACCATGGCGGTGTCCTGGGCTGCTACCACCGGTTGGAAGTACAACTCGAAACGCTGCTGGTTCAGGGCCTGGTCGAGCAACGTATGCCAGGCATGGTGATCGTCGGCCACACGCTTGACCGCACTGTGGTCAAGGCAGGCCCAGCTCGGTTCGCCTTGGCTTTCGGCCTGGGCCAGGGCCTGGTCGCCGAGCTGGAGCACTGCTTGCGGTGAGTCGCCATGGACGAAGGGCGCCAGGCCGATGGAAGCCACCGACGCCACGTCGGTCGCGCCGGTGGCATGCAGGCTGGCCAGCGCGTTTTCAAGGTTCTGTGCCAGTTGCAGCGCTTCCTCACGCACCAGGCCCGGCGCCAACACAGCAAATTCGCCACCCCGAATACGCGTCACCAGGTTCTGGGTTTCCGGGTAGCGCGCGCTTTCACGCAGCAACTGCTCGCCCACCGCCTTAAGCAATTGGTCCGTGCGCTGGCCGCCCAAGCGCTGGTTCAAACCGGCCAGGTCCTTGACCCGCAACAGCAACAGGTAACCGGAGCTGGCCTGCTCCGGGTTGCTCACCCGGGCGTTGAGCTGCATTTCGAAATAGCGCCGGTTAGCCAGCCCCGTGAGGTTGTCCTGATAAGACTCCACGCGCAGTTTCTCGCTGCGCTCGGCCTGCTCCTGGAACAGCGCCTTGAGCTTCTCGACCATCTGGTTCATCGCCTGGACCACGCGACGCAGCTCAGGGGTGCGCGGCAGCTCCGGCAAGCTGAGGAACTCGCGCCGGGCGATGGCGTGGGACTGGTGCACCATGTAATCCAGCGGTTTGAGCTGACGCCGCAGCAGCAAGGCCCCCAGCACCGCGCTGACAGCGCCGCACAACAGCAACCAACCCAGGCTGCCCAACGCGCTCTGCCACAGCTTGGCGAGGGCGAACATCGGGTGGCTGACCACTTCGACCCGCGCCGCCTGCTCCCAGCCGCGATTGACGATCGCATCGCCACCGGCCGGCTCCAGGCCGATGAGTTTGACGAACCACTGCGGCACGCTGCCGGCGTCCGGCGTGCCGGTGCGCTCGACCAGGGTCTTGTCGGTGGCCACATCGACTACCCGGATGCTGGCGTAGTAGCCACTGTCGAAGATCGAGCTGACCATCAACTCCACCATCGCCGGATCGTCGATGTTCGGTGTCAGCGACAGCGCCAACGCCGTGGCCGCGTCCTGGGCATGGGAGCGCAACTGGTTGACGTACTGGGTCCGCGAGCTCTCGAGGCTGACCATGAAGCTGCCGCTGAAGGCAACCACCAGGAACAGACAGATAGCGATCAACAGCTGTTTGAACAAGGACATCTGAGCGCGCGCTCCTAGTTAGTCGTCTCGACCGGAAAACCTTCGGCCTGCATTTTTTTCAACACATCCTGCCACCGTGACAGGCGCTTGGTATCACCCACTTTCTTGTTGCCCTTGGCGCCCGGCAGCCACAACCCTTCGGCATTGAAAGAGTAGACCGGCAACAGGTCGGTTCGCTGGCTGGCCGGCAGGATGCCGTCGACCAGGCTGTCGAGCACCAACGGCATCGCCTCGGGCGTGGCGTAGTAGGTCAGCACCATGTGCGCACGGTTCTGCCGCAACGCCTTGACGTAGGTGATGCGCAACTTGTCACTGGAGACCCCGAGATGGCGCAGGCTGAAGTACTTGGCGATGGCATAGTCCTCGCAATCGCCGGCTCCTTTCCACAGGGCCTGGATCGGGGTTTCCCAGTAGTCCACCTCGTGCCACAGGTCGATGTCTTCCACGTAGCGCACCTGTTTGTTGAAGAACAGGTTCACCACCTTGAGTTGTTCCAGCTCGGGAATCTGTTTCTGGGTCGCCAGCAATTGCTGCCAGGCATCGATTCGCTGCTGCCCCTGCCCCAGGGGCCCGTAGAGCGCCTGGGCCCGTCGGCTGATCTGCGCGAAGTCCCAGTCGGCCTGCAGGCCGCCCAGCATGAGGCCGGCCAGCAACACTGCCGAACACAACCAACGCAAGGGCCTGGGAACAGGGAAAGGTGCAGCCAAGGGAAATACGTCCGAAAAGGGCCGTTGGAAATCGTTGGATGGTGAAGCCTGGCCCGGCAAAAGACAATGGCAGGATGCAATCACTCCAAGCAGACTAAACTGTAGTTCAGGATCCGACACCACAAGTCTTTGACGGCCCGTAAAGCTGTTACTAATGTTCGCCTGGATCCATTTTCTACTACTCGTCAGGATGCGTTGTCGTGACCCAGAAGCCCAGACCGCTCAGCACCATCCAGGTCAACGGACCCATTCCCGCTGACCGGGCACGTTCGATCATCGAAGAATCCCTGCGCGAAGCCATTCTCGACGGGCGCCTGCCCAGTGGCACGGCCCTGCGCCAACAGGAATTGGCCGATCTGTTCGGCGTGAGCCGCATGCCGGTGCGCGAGGCGCTGCGCCAGCTCGAAGCGCAATCACTGCTCAACGTGGTCCAGCACAAGGGCGCGGTGGTGGCGCCACTGATCACCAACAACGCGGTCGAGACCTACGCCCTGCGCTCGGTCCTGGAGTCCTTCGCCTTGCGCCTGTCCATTCCGTTGCTGGACGACGACGACCTGGCGCACGCCGCCCAGTATATCGAGCAGTTGGAAGCGCAAACCGACCATGCCCAGATCGGCAAGCTCAACCGGCTGTTTCACATGTCGCTTTACCACAAGGCGCCCAACGCCAAGCTGCTGGACCTGATCGAACGCGAACTCAACGAAGAAGAGCGCTTCCTGCGTTTTCATCTATCGTCCATGGGCCTGGGCAAGCTGACCCAGGACGACCATCGCGCCCTGCTGGAAGCCGCGACGACCAGAGACATCGATAAGGCCGTTGCCCTGCTGGAACACCACCTGGAAAAAGCCTCGGTCACCATACGCCGATACCTGGAACAAACGTCGAAACGCTGACCTCGCGCCGGCGTCCGGGCCGGCGTATCAATTTCTTACATATCCTGCCTACCCAGCGAATTACCTGCCCGGCGGCGCGGCCGTGGCCGCGACGCCCCGCCCCATAAGCCCAATGGCACTGCCATCGATTTGGGCCCACTCTTGCGCTTGTCGATTGAAAAAACAGACCTGTCGCAGTCAGTGCCTGGCTGAAACCAGGCGAATCGAAGCCCACACGCAAGGAGCGTCGTCCAACCGGCGGGATGATCGGATGTCCGACCGACGTCTCTCCCCTAAACATAAGACTTCTTAACTTCCCGATCCCTGAAGTGCTCCGAGTGAGGCATTCACTCGACTGATTCGATTCTGATCCTTATCCATCGGAAGGAGCTTCTTCGCCTCAATAAAACTTACTCCAGAAGTTTTAATAACTTCCTTCGCGCCCAATAAATACCCAACTTTAAATAATTAAAAAATAACTTGCCGCCCGCTTGATACGTGTATTAGTTTTTTATTCGCCGGATTGTTACCGGCTGTTTAAAGAGCGCAACAACGCCTGAATACAGGCACCGCAGACTCGAAACACGCACATTAAGCGAATGCTTGAGCCACTTGGGTAATTCATGGATTCCGGTTCAGGCACCCGCTCGCCTATATAAAAACTCGAGCCACCTGCCGGACAAATATCATTGATGAGGACGTTCCAATGCAGCCAACCAAAGAACAACTATCTCTGAAAAAACACGAACTTGGCCAACACCCGGTTTTTTCCGAAATAACATCAATTGATCTGCTGCGCCGGTTTATGGAAAGCCACGTATTTGCCGTGTGGGACTTCATGTCCCTGACCAAGCGCCTGCAACGGGAACTGACCTGCGTGCATCTGCCCTGGCTGCCGCCGGCCGACCCACATTCGGCTCGCCTGATCAACGAAATCGTCTTGGGCGAAGAGTCGGATGATCGGCCTGGAGCGGGCTATTGCAGCCATTTCGAACTGTACCTGGACGCCATGCGCGAAGTGGGCGCGGACACCCGGGCGATCGAGCGATTCATCACCCTGCAACAGGAAGGCGTCAGCCCCGAAACCGCGCTGGAAAGCGTCGAAGTGGAACCGGCGGCGGCACGGTTCGTTCGCCAGACCCTGCACACCGCCCTGCATGCGCCGGCCCACAGTGTGGCCGCCGCATTCGTGCATGGCCGCGAGAGCGTCATCCCGCAGATGTTCCAACGCATGCTGGACGCCTGGGGCATTGGCCTGGACCAGGCACCCACCTTTCGCTACTACCTGCAACGCCACATCGAGGTCGACTCCGAAGACCACGGCCCGGCCGCGGAGAAGCTGCTGGCGCGGCTGATCGACGGCGATCCGCAGCGCGAAACCGAAGTGCTGGCCGCCGCACTCGCCGCCGTGCACAGCCGCGCGGCCCTGTGGGACGGCCTGCGCGAAAGCATGAGCCAACCGGCCGCGCAGGTGACCCTATGAACGCCCTCGCCTACCAATCGTTCGCCGACGCCTGGGAAAGCCGCGCCACGATCCGCACGCGGCCACGCCGGCGGGTCGAGGACGACGACAAGCTGATCTTCCCCATGAGCCGCCAACCGCTGGTGCACAGCCAGACCTTTCTCAGCCACTGTGCGCCCCTGCGCGATTTCGTGCTGGTGCAGAGCCTGTACAAGTTCATCAACGACGTGGTGATTTTCGAGACCGAGCTTGTGGACCACACCGCCCGGCGCATCGCCAAGAATCGCTTCGGCATCGAGTTCCCGTTCCCGTGCCGCTACGACGCGATGACCGTGGTGGTGGACGAGGATTATCACGCGCTGGTGGCGATGGACTTCATGCAACAGACCATCGACATGACCGGCATCGCGCCGATCCCGTTGCCGGGGCAGATCGAGCTGAGCCGGGCGATACCGGCGACCCTGGCCCGGGCGCCGGAACATTTGCTCAGCGCCGTGGAGCTGATCTGCATCGCCATTGCCGAAAACACGGTGACCAACGAAGTCGCGGCCTTCGCCCGGGACGATTCGGTGAAGGCTTCGATCAAGGGGCTGATGGCCGACCACTTGCTCGATGAGGGCCGGCATTCGGGGTTCTGGACACGGCTGGTGCAGATGTACTGGCGCACCGCGCCCGAGGAAGACCGTGAAGCGATCGCGCATTTGATGCCCGGCTTCATCGCCGAGTACCTGGCGAGCGACCTGCAGCAGGCGTTCGATTTCGAGCTGATCGCCCACCTGCCCGTCGACGAGTCGGTACGCCAGGCACTGCGTGAGGACGCCAGTGCACTGGCCTACCCCATCAATCGCTTCCATCCACTGGTGGGCAACATCACGCGGTTCTTTCGCGGCAGCTCGATGCTCGCGTCCCCCTGCGTGCGCGATGCCCTCGCCGATTACCTGACCCCATGAGGACCTTTCCATGAGACGCCTCGACATTGCAGTGCCTGGCAGCAGCCAGGCCATGGCCGAACTGGCCAAGGAACTGGAACTGCACGGCCATGGTGTGGTGGATCTGCACACATCGGCCGTCCCTGCCGCGCTCGACCTGTTGATTGACGACGGTACGCAGCCGTGCGCCGTTCAAACCCGTATGCGTCTTGAGGTGCGCGTGGCACTGCGCACGCTGCCCGGTGACCCCTTGCCGCAACCGACCGTGATTATTCGCGACGGCGACCAGCGGGTGTTATGCCAGGAGACAATCGCCCCGCAACGCTGCGGCAATGGCCAGTCATTGCGGCTGCGCACGCAGGCGGTGGTGGTCGAGCAGTTGGCGCAGCTGGTCAGTCAGTTCTCGCGGGATGAAACCTGCTTCGAGCATTGGCCCCTGGTGCAGGACAATGCAGTTGCCGAGCCGCTGCACGGGCTCGATGCGTTGGAGCCGCTGGCTTTCGAGCACCCTTTCAATCGGCCGCCGGTGCCCTGGCTGCTGGCCGCCGCCGACGTGCCGGTGATGCACGACATCGAACAGCGCATGCTCGACGACGTGACGCAACCGGCCCTGTGGGTCGATGGGCAATGCATCGACTACAAGGCCTTGCGCGGCCTGACGCTGAGGCTGCAGCAGGCGCTGCTGGAGCGGTTGGAACATGCAGACCCAGGGCAATCCAGCCCTGTGGGAGCAAAGCTTGCCCGCGATACAGACACAGCGGT contains:
- a CDS encoding periplasmic protein, which translates into the protein MAAPFPVPRPLRWLCSAVLLAGLMLGGLQADWDFAQISRRAQALYGPLGQGQQRIDAWQQLLATQKQIPELEQLKVVNLFFNKQVRYVEDIDLWHEVDYWETPIQALWKGAGDCEDYAIAKYFSLRHLGVSSDKLRITYVKALRQNRAHMVLTYYATPEAMPLVLDSLVDGILPASQRTDLLPVYSFNAEGLWLPGAKGNKKVGDTKRLSRWQDVLKKMQAEGFPVETTN
- a CDS encoding GntR family transcriptional regulator, producing MTQKPRPLSTIQVNGPIPADRARSIIEESLREAILDGRLPSGTALRQQELADLFGVSRMPVREALRQLEAQSLLNVVQHKGAVVAPLITNNAVETYALRSVLESFALRLSIPLLDDDDLAHAAQYIEQLEAQTDHAQIGKLNRLFHMSLYHKAPNAKLLDLIERELNEEERFLRFHLSSMGLGKLTQDDHRALLEAATTRDIDKAVALLEHHLEKASVTIRRYLEQTSKR
- a CDS encoding mangotoxin biosynthesis-involved protein MgoB — its product is MQPTKEQLSLKKHELGQHPVFSEITSIDLLRRFMESHVFAVWDFMSLTKRLQRELTCVHLPWLPPADPHSARLINEIVLGEESDDRPGAGYCSHFELYLDAMREVGADTRAIERFITLQQEGVSPETALESVEVEPAAARFVRQTLHTALHAPAHSVAAAFVHGRESVIPQMFQRMLDAWGIGLDQAPTFRYYLQRHIEVDSEDHGPAAEKLLARLIDGDPQRETEVLAAALAAVHSRAALWDGLRESMSQPAAQVTL
- a CDS encoding tryptophan synthase subunit beta, with product MFYVQRDAQGLLVRVEAIAYAEATETLPADNHEIQDWFANQAVENSLKQLKQSDLEMIRVLDDLIQVLTSKGVIRVTDLPPAAQAKLMDRNQARVALGGLSRLIDDDEKGLI
- a CDS encoding DeoR faimly transcriptional regulator, with amino-acid sequence MSLFKQLLIAICLFLVVAFSGSFMVSLESSRTQYVNQLRSHAQDAATALALSLTPNIDDPAMVELMVSSIFDSGYYASIRVVDVATDKTLVERTGTPDAGSVPQWFVKLIGLEPAGGDAIVNRGWEQAARVEVVSHPMFALAKLWQSALGSLGWLLLCGAVSAVLGALLLRRQLKPLDYMVHQSHAIARREFLSLPELPRTPELRRVVQAMNQMVEKLKALFQEQAERSEKLRVESYQDNLTGLANRRYFEMQLNARVSNPEQASSGYLLLLRVKDLAGLNQRLGGQRTDQLLKAVGEQLLRESARYPETQNLVTRIRGGEFAVLAPGLVREEALQLAQNLENALASLHATGATDVASVASIGLAPFVHGDSPQAVLQLGDQALAQAESQGEPSWACLDHSAVKRVADDHHAWHTLLDQALNQQRFELYFQPVVAAQDTAMVLHYKVLSRLLDEQGQTIPAGRFLPWLERFGWTARLDRLMLEQVLRQMAGHDQSLALNLSSATLGDPQALNKVFEILRAHSNFGPRLTLEIGEEQLPEQAVLEQLTRQLRELGFSLSLQRFGGRFSMIGNLSRLGLAYLKIDGGYIRAIDQESDKRLFIEAIQRAAHSIDLPLIAERVETEGELAVIREMGLFGVQGRLVGEPGRWGN
- a CDS encoding aminobenzoate oxygenase, which produces MNALAYQSFADAWESRATIRTRPRRRVEDDDKLIFPMSRQPLVHSQTFLSHCAPLRDFVLVQSLYKFINDVVIFETELVDHTARRIAKNRFGIEFPFPCRYDAMTVVVDEDYHALVAMDFMQQTIDMTGIAPIPLPGQIELSRAIPATLARAPEHLLSAVELICIAIAENTVTNEVAAFARDDSVKASIKGLMADHLLDEGRHSGFWTRLVQMYWRTAPEEDREAIAHLMPGFIAEYLASDLQQAFDFELIAHLPVDESVRQALREDASALAYPINRFHPLVGNITRFFRGSSMLASPCVRDALADYLTP